Proteins from a genomic interval of Phlebotomus papatasi isolate M1 chromosome 3, Ppap_2.1, whole genome shotgun sequence:
- the LOC129805573 gene encoding proto-oncogene tyrosine-protein kinase ROS produces the protein MMVNKRGEYFSLLSCFVVILVYYALQFPTVFAAHSRDHHQSLSASSDTTIISSRHIQDQCVHKCPEQNRTNSEHLDIGCSGDCYINQCTLGCQLWEQALESSCQTVCNKTDQELLEPKELYCVVGCNDALNRYFKWVKAEVGVPPAPALVADSLTATSLSLEWEIPEKFAQLTRGKLHSPQSYLVQWRYEEVVGDWKFCRNQSMGDNSTVRVDNLLPYTKYRFRVALLLSKQHDEFLTSEQSVIISTLPMGVPLSEPAIVRAVAVDHTRISVTWEPGPFPNGPVLSYVLQIRDLSLNISALKDISATEKTHFYMFEKLTPSNNYSVSVTMRNAEGEGPAASTIVATPPEPEVTYNEPNPTFILGTEYSVLYQGSDFLTEPSKEFYTTNNLIQGIAIHIAKQLLFVSEDSGFVYKAQLEVIGPKTTVLSPYSGFNFLPQLLSIDWLNDHLYILGEVRYPHSHRIWQISRCDLDGNGLTVATAGLVRKPDHIEVDPFNGYLFWVITGNTMDSGLFRLDLGDISNGVKHKVKPLHMIQGQNLAPFAVDHTGFRILVPLQDNNTVISVSLDGKDQEDIRKNTIQPRFNVVKSLAMANGLFYWTNGEHIITEDFHPYQKNYFHNAYPGLSNRTYISLCINLNSAQPIPIPVNPPSNIQALLSARKAKVSWRVPHLLGNQGKGTWQNWKYELEIMNETSKITYRDIKSSHLNVDDLRPNTMYTFRAAAYTSTGKGPWSTEFRAKTLNSLHNRYLIWSSDNGLLQSDVIGEHIDTLISKTELGEHYVSDIAWIEDMLFFVSNSSLNFFNRTSRSTTKLGDFDTVESIAVDWIGKRLYWSNPSQQLITRSHLNGEQQETLPILALAKELRIDSLRGYIYFSTGHAVESCRLNGKNRKTYYSVELYSGLQVMGLTLDMDNQLVYWIVRRYDSSSLYSAPMSGSRIQNVSVVETKLGEASLQGPLTHFSDRLLWLQDNRTVIVGDMMGKNLAQINNTKLNGIRAISVIDPTHHIYPANLSFINVIPNQVNNKTIKIRGVWTSFDIIWEPVNNVNYGQVFYEIRIHASKHKDIVREVTEPIWHHQSNSLQPYTPLDITVRAFTFWGSALPTRSHIHSPAAKPTTPTNPRIFITHYDDPLRGGLNLTATFRWSPPLQPNGPILGYRIKCWYEEDFKENQKCDNVEVPSSTEEMVLTNLVRNVTYFFQVLAFTEADSGEYTKPLGIETIKEKSIPRVLVSTKDQIVSVDLDLKRIDPILSTGNAVKFMTYIAREKKIFWINEVNEIMSYNGTTQLKLLTINSEALSLAVDWVERILYWSHMEGNSSVLATLDLTKYEAYKGGVVELVRREGIIRNILVSPMDRMIFWTEHKYDDQNSDAFQVISYNIYTGTIMNLELFPSEGCPNMSLISIFRPFALETKAERETHMIWTDKELNFYSSGLTTQHCKSLGFHYNDSSLTFVKDSSRIYWITHNSMIHAKNDHSTKFYNFSVPKAQSLLALYHQGYPNKKCIIPNLRESSKYEASLLSATANTIKLKLPIPTPASGCNFPIPAIKYVILYRPIDYHHNDGGKCNATTCKAVYSFENIKTIHGLKPFTKYKFQIGVNNYYADKLQIRINLGPSKIFSTAAGAPSEPTDIEVEVISPNEVNVTWHQPLEFNSNEIWYEVHWETENPSNGIRNRQQQLVYTTYHSLNRLIPQQSYRIWVRAYSTNDTFSESDVVGVETFQEPDNITLLLITSTSLTITWQPHGNVSRFQLGYMVLNNPSISPVVVYDSAQPNEFSPYNGTFTVDNLEPKTTYRFYVLLYYPKRDSPYSWPPDGRSEFETLGDKPTAPGKPLVKHLSGDVYKVSWEPPKDNGAPIEEYSLEALQTKPLSNRVRRSPTLEVNSEDVEKISLHRIINNNMTLSESNSDWSVDPPVDDQWKIYYNGTELYWIPQELTPIHAYSFRVRARNAYGWGPYSSTSEPISEPYVDAPNKSSMIIIIVISMSFVLLIAFVVCIITVFVRRDTDKKFFPDAAPRMPDVELANLRELPHGASFHINVLYTTGPLSDSDVASLPQIRRDQITMTKFLGRGAFGEVYEGCVKYPEYPETRVAIKTLRKGATEQEKAEFLQEAHLMSNFKHEHILRLIGVCLDLDPLYIIMELMQGGDLLSFLRQSRTSVDTPSSLTLLDLVSMCVDVASGCRYLEEMHFVHRDLACRNCLVSSVDPEGRVVKIGDFGLARDIYKNDYYRKEGEGLLPVRWMSPESLVDGVFTSQSDIWAFGVLCWEIMTLGQQPYPARNNQEVLQYVRDGGRLTRPTDCPEDLYQLMLKCWSYCPEDRPTFRYCLEVVEALKDNTNDSIQITMQHMYRNGGIFNRSYLLADENHNHNSGGHKIVSGDSGITSIPSQRVDHSIPTTSTDTGLIPKYIELIYSTDDKAPSLVSEDYEIPITNFPSAEGSTNSSELRTTSSCTGKLPNCNTILTVALPDNTADACSSLDALLPNQTRSCDGKLPTSPIIIYSNTTAVPSSSTDGKTVL, from the exons TTTCGTGTAGCTCTTCTCCTGTCCAAGCAACACGATGAGTTCCTGACGTCTGAGCAGAGTGTGATAATTAGTACGTTGCCCATGGGTGTTCCCCTGTCGGAGCCAGCAATTGTAAGAGCAGTGGCTGTTGATCACACAAGGATATCTGTGACATGGGAACCCGGCCCATTCCCCAATGGGCCGGTTCTCTCATATGTGCTGCAGATCAGGGATTTGTCATTGAACATCTCCGCGCTAAAG GATATATCTGCCACGGAAAAGACACATTTTTACATGTTTGAAAAGCTAACACCCTCCAACAATTACTCAGTCTCCGTGACAATGAGAAATGCTGAAGGAGAAGGACCAGCAGCTTCTACAATTGTAGCAACACCACCTGAACCAGAAG tgACGTACAATGAGCCAAATCCAACCTTCATTTTGGGCACGGAGTATTCTGTCCTGTACCAAGGATCAGACTTCCTTACAGAGCCCTCAAAGGAGTTCTACACAACAAACAATCTGATACAAGGAATAGCAATACACATTGCTAAGCAACTCCTTTTCGTCTCAGAGGACTCGGGATTTGTCTACAAAGCCCAATTAGAAGTCATAGGTCCTAAAACTACGGTCTTGTCCCCCTATTCTGGATTCAACTTTCTCCCTCAGCTACTCTCAATTGATTGGCTGAATGATCATCTGTACATTCTGGGGGAGGTGAGATATCCTCATAGCCATCGAATTTGGCAGATATCCCGTTGCGATCTGGATGGCAATGGCTTAACTGTAGCCACAGCTGGTTTGGTCAGAAAACCTGACCATATCGAAGTGGATCCGTTCAATGGATATCTCTTTTGGGTGATTACAGGAAATACCATGGATAGTGGTTTATTTCGTCTTGATCTTGGAGACATATCAAATGGGGTGAAACACAAAGTGAAGCCCCTACATATGATTCAAGGGCAAAACCTGGCACCATTTGCAGTAGATCATACGGGATTTAGAATTTTAGTACCGCTACAAGACAATAATACTGTAATCTCGGTTTCTTTGGACGGGAAAGATCAGGAAGACATCCGAAAAAACACAATCCAACCCAGATTCAATGTCGTTAAATCTTTGGCAATGGCTAATGGACTGTTTTATTGGACTAATGGGGAACATATAATCACTGAAGATTTTCATCCGTATCAGAAAAACTACTTCCACAATGCTTATCCAGGTCTTTCAAATCGAACTTACATCTCCCTCTGTATTAATCTCAATTCTGCCCAGCCAATTCCCATCCCCGTGAATCCACCTAGCAATATCCAGGCTCTATTGAGTGCTCGAAAAGCTAAAGTTTCTTGGCGTGTACCTCATTTATTGGGTAACCAGGGGAAAGGTACTTGGCAAAACTGGAAGTACGAACTGGAGATCATGAATGAAACGTCTAAAATCACATACCGGGACATCAAAAGTTCTCACTTGAATGTCGATGACTTACGACCAAATACCATGTACACATTCAGGGCAGCAGCTTATACATCTACAGGCAAGGGTCCTTGGAGTACGGAGTTTCGCGCCAAAACTCTGAACTCCCTTCACAACCGCTACCTAATTTGGTCATCAGACAATGGTTTGCTGCAGAGCGACGTTATTGGAGAGCACATCGATACCTTGATTTCAAAAACCGAACTAGGGGAACACTACGTATCGGACATTGCATGGATTGAAGATATGTTGTTCTTCGTTAGTAACTCTAGTCTGAACTTCTTCAACAGAACCAGCCGATCTACAACTAAACTCGGAGACTTTGATACTGTCGAAAGCATCGCTGTGGATTGGATAGGAAAGAGACTGTACTGGTCTAACCCATCCCAGCAACTAATAACGAGGAGCCACCTAAATGGAGAACAACAAGAAACATTACCAATACTAGCTTTAGCGAAGGAACTACGCATAGACTCCCTGAGAGGATATATTTACTTCTCAACAGGTCATGCGGTTGAATCGTGTCGGCTAAATGGTAAAAATCGTAAAACCTATTACAGTGTGGAACTTTACTCAGGACTTCAAGTTATGGGCCTTACGTTGGACATGGACAACCAACTAGTTTATTGGATTGTGAGGAGGTATGACAGTTCAAGCCTGTACAGTGCCCCAATGTCAGGAAGTAGAATTCAAAATGTCAGTGTGGTTGAGACCAAATTAGGAGAAGCATCTTTACAAGGTCCCTTAACACACTTTAGTGACAGACTCCTATGGCTTCAGGACAACCGAACAGTGATTGTTGGGGATATGATGGGGAAGAATTTGGCACAGATCAACAATACAAAACTCAATGGGATCCGTGCAATTTCTGTAATTGATCCTACTCATCACATTTACCCGGCGAACTTATCATTCATCAATGTAATACCAAATCAAGTCAACAACAAGACTATCAAAATTCGTGGGGTTTGGACATCGTTCGATATCATTTGGGAACCTGTAAATAACGTCAACTACGGTCAGGTCTTTTACGAAATTCGTATTCATGCTTCAAAGCACAAAGATATAGTCAGAGAGGTAACGGAACCTATATGGCATCATCAATCAAACTCTTTACAACCCTATACTCCTCTGGATATTACTGTTAGAGCTTTCACATTCTGGGGATCAGCCTTGCCAACTAGAAGTCATATCCATTCTCCAGCCGCCAAACCGACAACGCCTACTAATCCTAGGATCTTCATTACACACTACGACGATCCTCTAAGGGGTGGCCTCAATCTCACAGCGACCTTCAGGTGGAGTCCACCACTACAACCCAATGGACCTATATTGGGTTATCGGATAAAATGCTGGTACGAGGAGGATTTCAAAGAAAACCAAAAATGCGACAATGTAGAAGTCCCTTCATCTACTGAGGAAATGGTCCTCACCAATCTTGTGCGGAATGTTACCTATTTCTTCCAAGTTCTAGCTTTCACAGAAGCAGATAGTGGAGAATATACCAAACCTCTAGGTATTGAGACGATCAAGGAAAAGTCCATTCCAAGGGTATTGGTTTCCACGAAAGATCAAATTGTTAGTGTCGACTTGGATCTCAAGCGCATTGATCCTATTCTGAGTACTGGAAATGCAGTAAAATTCATGACCTACATtgcaagagagaaaaaaattttctGGATTAACGAGGTGAACGAAATAATGTCCTATAATGGCACGACGCAACTAAAGTTGCTAACAATAAATTCAGAAGCGCTATCCTTAGCGGTTGACTGGGTGGAAAGGATTCTCTATTGGTCACATATGGAGGGTAATTCATCGGTTTTAGCCACTCTGGATTTGACTAAGTACGAAGCCTACAAGGGTGGTGTTGTTGAACTGGTGCGACGCGAAGGGATTATCCGAAATATTCTAGTCTCCCCTATGGATCGTATGATATTCTGGACCGAACATAAATATGATGACCAAAATAGCGATGCATTCCAAGTGATTTCCTACAACATCTACACCGGTACTATCATGAACTTGGAACTTTTCCCCTCAGAAGGATGTCCTAATATGTCACTCATCTCAATCTTCCGTCCATTTGCACTTGAAACTAAAGCAGAAAGGGAAACTCACATGATCTGGACTGACAAAGaactcaatttttattcaagtgGACTAACTACGCAACACTGTAAATCCTTAGGATTTCACTACAATGATTCCTCACTGACTTTTGTCAAAGACTCTTCGAGAATATATTGGATTACTCACAATAGTATGATCCATGCGAAGAATGATCACAGCACAAAATTCTACAACTTCTCAGTTCCTAAAGCCCAATCTCTCCTAGCTCTATACCATCAAGGCTACCCTAATAAAAAATGCATTATTCCAAATTTAAGGGAATCATCAAAATACGAAGCTAGCCTTTTATCAGCGACAGCAAATACAATTAAACTGAAGCTTCCAATACCAACACCAGCATCTGGATGTAACTTTCCCATACCAGCCATCAAGTATGTTATACTCTATAGACCAATTGATTACCACCATAACGATGGAGGCAAGTGCAATGCTACAACGTGCAAAGCGGTATATTCGTTTGAAAATATCAAGACTATTCATGGACTGAAACCCTTTACAAAGTACAAATTTCAAATTGGCGTTAACAACTACTATGCTGATAAGTTGCAGATTCGCATAAATCTAGGACCTAGTAAAATTTTCTCAACAGCAGCTGGAGCACCTTCGGAACCTACTGATATCGAAGTCGAAGTGATAAGTCCGAATGAAGTTAATGTAACATGGCACCAACCTCTAGAATTCAACAGTAACGAAATATGGTATGAAGTTCATTGGGAAACGGAAAATCCTAGCAATGGCATACGTAACAGACAACAGCAACTTGTCTACACCACCTATCATTCGCTAAATCGACTTATCCCCCAGCAATCCTATAGGATTTGGGTGAGGGCCTACTCTACAAATGACACATTTTCTGAGAGTGATGTTGTGGGAGTAGAAACATTCCAGGAACCAGATAATATTACCCTTCTACTGATTACTTCGACTTCATTGACTATCACCTGGCAGCCACATGGAAATGTTTCTCGTTTCCAACTAGGATACATGGTGCTGAACAATCCCTCAATTTCACCAGTTGTAGTTTACGATTCTGCCCAACCTAACGAATTTTCACCTTACAACGGTACATTCACCGTAGACAACTTAGAACCTAAGACAACTTATAGGTTCTACGTTTTGCTCTACTACCCAAAAAGAGATTCACCGTATTCTTGGCCACCTGATGGTCGTTCGGAGTTTGAAACTCTAGGGGATAAACCTACAGCTCCAGGCAAACCTCTTGTGAAACACTTAAGTGGAGATGTGTACAAAGTGTCCTGGGAACCTCCTAAGGACAACGGAGCTCCTATTGAAGAATACAGTCTCGAGGCACTACAAACAAAGCCCTTATCTAATCGAGTTCGACGATCTCCTACACTTGAAGTTAACAGCGAAGATGTGGAAAAAATCTCCTTGCATAGAATAATTAACAACAATATGACCTTATCTGAAAGCAATTCCGATTGGTCAGTAGATCCTCCTGTTGACGATCAATGGAAAATCTACTACAACGGTACAGAATTGTATTGGATACCACAGGAACTAACTCCAATCCATGCGTATTCGTTCAGGGTCAGGGCTCGCAATGCTTACGGTTGGGGTCCTTACAGCTCTACTAGCGAACCAATTAGCGAACCCTACGTAGACGCACCTAACAAAAGCAGCATGATAATCATCATAGTAATATCTATGAGCTTTGTATTGCTAATCGCCTTTGTAGTATGCATCATAACGGTATTTGTAAGAAGGGACACAGATAAGAAATTTTTTCCTGATGCTGCACCACGAATGCCAGACGTTGAGTTAGCAAATTTGAGAGAATTACCACATGGAGCTAGTTTCCATATCAATGTTTTGTACACAACGGGACCTCTATCAGATTCTGATGTGGCTTCATTGCCCCAAATACGAAGGGATCAG ATTACAATGACCAAGTTTCTGGGAAGAGGAGCTTTTGGAGAAGTTTATGAAGGTTGCGTAAAGTATCCTGAATATCCAGAAACTCGTGTTGCAATCAAGACTTTGAGAAAAGGTGCAACAGAACAGGAGAAAGCAGAATTTTTGCAAGAAGCCCACCTCATGAGCAACTTCAAACACGAACACATTCTACGTCTTATTGGTGTATGTCTTGACCTAGATCCGTTGTATATTATCATGGAATTGATGCAAGGAGGAGATCTTCTCAGTTTTCTGCGTCAGAGTCGGACGTCAGTT gaCACTCCTTCATCACTGACCCTACTGGATCTCGTCTCGATGTGTGTTGATGTAGCTTCAGGATGTCGCTATCTTGAAGAGATGCATTTCGTCCACAGAGATTTAGCCTGTAGAAACTGCTTAGTCTCCTCAGTTGATCCAGAGGGAAGAGTTGTTAAGATTGGAGATTTCGGTTTGGCTAGAGACATTTACAAGAACGACTACTACCGAAAGGAAGGCGAAGGACTTCTGCCCGTTCGCTGGATGTCACCTGAAAGCTTAGTAGACGGCGTCTTTACATCCCAGTCGGACATTTGGGCTTTCGGTGTTCTATGCTGGGAAATTATGACGCTAGGTCAACAACCCTATCCTGCACGAAATAATCAAGAAGTTCTCCAGTATGTTCGAGATGGAGGACGTCTTACGAGACCAACAGATTGCCCTGAAGATCT GTACCAATTGATGCTCAAATGCTGGAGTTACTGTCCAGAGGATAGACCAACATTCAGATACTGCCTAGAAGTGGTAGAGGCACTAAAGGACAACACAAATGACTCCATTCAGATCACGATGCAGCATATGTATCGAAATG GTGGCATTTTTAACAGATCATATTTACTCGCCGACGAAAACCATAATCACAATTCAG GTGGACATAAAATTGTGAGTGGTGATTCAGGGATTACATCAATTCCCAGTCAACGTGTTGATCACTCAATACCAACCACGTCCACAGATACAGGTCTTATACCAAAGTACATAGAATTAATCTACAGTACTGACGACAAAGCTCCAAGTCTAGTTAGTGAAGACTACGAAATTCCTATAACCAACTTCCCATCAGCGGAAGGCAGTACAAATTCCTCAGAATTGAGGACAACCAGTAGTTGTACGGGAAAACTACCCAACTGCAATACAATTCTCACCGTGGCACTTCCTGACAATACCGCAGATGCGTGCTCGAGCCTGGATGCCCTCCTACCCAATCAGACGCGTTCCTGCGACGGAAAACTACCCACGTCACCTATCATCATCTACTCAAATACAACTGCCGTGCCTTCGTCATCGACAGACGGAAAGACAGTTTTATGA
- the LOC129805611 gene encoding uncharacterized protein LOC129805611 translates to MGKSSKKSKKHHKKRSSSESESSEASPKRPSHREPEVRHHRKKEVSDDRGFSSKWDSPEESTSHRRHRERIQETYREEHEDSRSFGRRQNREVHERHFQDDRRDRSGRRQRHSPSPRGDFRDNRRRNEERHEEEYTRRNKNEAQDRGRRYRESRDGEWNREERYEDRREERNGQNELFHERERRSDDGNRRRGNQRSRSPHRRFPRQEDDGKYEWGKRDDKSFAEQKEPVEKEKPNFGLSGKLTEDTNKVNGVVIKYAEPPEARKPKRRWRLYPFKGEQALPTMYIHRQSCFLIGRDHKVCDLRVDHPSCSKQHAALQYRLVPFEREDGTVGKRIRPYLIDLESSNGTYVNNNRIEAKKYVELLEKDVIKFGFSSREYVLLHENSHEEALDDDVNPEQETEIKKESED, encoded by the exons ATGGGAAAATcctcaaaaaaatccaagaaacaTCACAAGAAACGAAGTTCAAGTGAAAGTGAGTCCTCTGAGGCTTCCCCCAAGAGGCCAAGTCATAGGGAGCCTGAAGTGAGACATCATCGGAAGAAAGAAGTGTCGGATGACAGGGGATTTTCTTCCAAATGGGACAGTCCGGAAGAGAGTACATCACACAGAAG GCATCGGGAGAGGATTCAGGAAACATATCGAGAGGAACATGAAGACAGCAGGAGTTTTGGAAGGCGCCAAAACAGAGAAGTTCATGAGAGACACTTTCAAGATGATCGTAGGGATCGATCAGGAAGGCGTCAGAGGCACAGCCCATCGCCCAGGGGCGACTTTAGGGACAATCGGAGAAGAAATGAGGAGCGTCATGAGGAAGAGTATACACGGAGGAACAAAAATGAGGCTCAGGATCGTGGCAGGAGGTATCGGGAGAGTCGAGATGGTGAATGGAATCGAGAGGAGAGGTACGAAGATCGCAGAGAGGAGAGAAATGGACAAAATGAATTATTCCACGAGAGAGAAAGAAG GAGCGACGATGGAAATCGTCGGCGTGGAAATCAGCGCAGTCGGAGTCCACACAGAAGGTTTCCGCGTCAGGAAGATGATGGAAAGTACGAGTGGGGAAAGCGCGATGACAAGTCCTTTGCTGAGCAAAAGGAGCCAGTTGAGAAGGAGAAGCCCAACTTTGGGCTGTCAGGGAAGCTCACAGAAGACACCAATAAGGTCAATGGGGTGGTGATCAAATACGCTGAACCCCCAGAGGCTCGGAAGCCCAAACGTCGTTGGCGTCTGTATCCCTTCAAAGGGGAACAAGCCCTGCCTACGATGTACATCCATCGCCAAAGTTGCTTCTTGATTGGACGCGATCACAAAGTCTGTGATTTGCGCGTGGATCATCCGTCGTGTTCAAAGCAACATGCTGCACTTCAGTATCGTTTGGTGCCATTTGAGCGCGAAGATGGAACCGTGGGGAAGAGAATTAGGCCCTACTTGATTGATCTTGAGTCATCAAATGGAACCTATGTCAACAATAATCGCATCGAGGCGAAGAAATATGTTGAATTACTCGAGAAGGATGTCATCAAATTCGGCTTCAGCTCACGCGAATACGTTCTGCTGCACGAGAACAGCCACGAGGAAGCTCTCGATGATGATGTCAATCCCGAACAGGAGACGGAGATAAAGAAGGAGTCAGAAGATTGA